In Thermomonas paludicola, the following are encoded in one genomic region:
- a CDS encoding diguanylate cyclase domain-containing protein: MTGEGVAALAYMLDARQGADDSASALHPEEYALFAQVAESRRVEAGQRLFQRGDRGTAMYVVSSGAIDLDFGDDLVGKRLGTRAFFGELGLLIGDHARSADAIVAETSELLELGRNEFDLLARRDPQLLAQFLRRAIMRVVLNEQALIARLRRRNQDLQDALDTLRSTAQQLNQTEVLTRTDELTGLANRRGFALHVDQREADGGLAGHALIVVDCDRFKSINDTYGHLAGDRVLQSVANLLRAVAGADDIVCRLGGDEFCLLLHGHGREEAERIAGYITESARMLERMHSQPPQMTTLSVGACMIDGSAIGRWEHWYAQADAALYRAKRSGGDRVEWLG; this comes from the coding sequence CTGACAGGGGAAGGCGTGGCTGCACTTGCGTACATGCTCGATGCCCGCCAGGGCGCCGATGACAGCGCGTCGGCGCTGCACCCGGAAGAGTACGCACTGTTCGCGCAGGTGGCCGAGAGCCGCCGGGTCGAGGCCGGCCAGCGGTTGTTCCAGCGCGGCGATCGCGGGACCGCCATGTATGTGGTGTCCAGCGGCGCGATCGACCTCGATTTCGGCGACGATCTGGTTGGCAAGCGGCTCGGCACGCGCGCATTTTTCGGGGAACTGGGCCTGCTGATCGGCGATCACGCGCGCAGTGCAGATGCCATCGTCGCCGAAACCAGCGAGCTGCTGGAGCTGGGGCGCAACGAATTCGACCTGCTGGCGCGCCGCGATCCGCAGTTGCTGGCGCAGTTCCTGCGCCGGGCCATCATGCGCGTCGTGCTCAACGAGCAGGCGCTCATCGCGCGGCTGCGTCGTCGCAATCAGGATTTGCAGGATGCGCTGGACACGCTGCGCTCCACTGCCCAACAGCTCAACCAGACCGAAGTGCTGACCCGCACCGATGAACTGACCGGATTGGCCAACCGGCGCGGCTTTGCCCTGCACGTGGATCAGCGAGAAGCCGACGGTGGGCTGGCCGGGCACGCGCTGATCGTGGTCGATTGCGACCGCTTCAAGTCGATCAATGACACCTACGGGCACCTGGCCGGCGATCGCGTGCTGCAAAGCGTGGCCAATCTGCTGCGCGCGGTCGCGGGTGCCGACGACATCGTCTGCCGGCTCGGCGGCGATGAGTTCTGCCTGCTTTTGCACGGTCATGGCCGCGAAGAAGCCGAGCGCATCGCCGGCTACATCACCGAAAGCGCCCGCATGCTGGAGCGCATGCACAGCCAGCCGCCGCAGATGACCACGCTCAGCGTGGGCGCCTGCATGATCGACGGCAGCGCCATTGGGCGGTGGGAGCACTGGTATGCGCAGGCCGATGCCGCGCTGTATCGGGCCAAACGATCGGGCGGCGATCGCGTCGAGTGGCTGGGCTGA
- the aceA gene encoding isocitrate lyase: protein MKNHLPTAEQLKLDWANNTRWAGITRSYSAEDVVRLRGTVHVEHSIARHGADKLWKSLHTSDFVNALGALTGNQAMQQVKAGLKAIYLSGWQVAADANVAGEMYPDQSLYPANSVPLVVKRINNTLLRADQLSHAEGDDSIDYLQPIVADAEAGFGGVLNAFELMKAMIEAGAAGVHFEDQLASVKKCGHMGGKVLVPTREAVEKLTAARLAADVMGVPTLIVARTDAEAADLITSDIDPNDQPFCTGERTVEGFYKTRKGLDQAISRGLAYAPYADLVWCETGKPDLEFARKFAEAIHAKFPGKLLAYNCSPSFNWKKNLDDATIAKFQKEIASYGYKFQFITLAGFHALNYGMFDLAHGYARRQMSAFVELQEKEFAAAERGFTAVKHQREVGTGYFDAITQTIQGGQSSTVALKGSTEEEQFHPGARAAA, encoded by the coding sequence ATGAAAAACCATCTGCCGACCGCCGAGCAACTGAAGCTGGACTGGGCCAACAACACGCGTTGGGCCGGCATCACCCGCAGCTATTCCGCCGAAGACGTGGTGCGCCTGCGTGGCACCGTGCACGTCGAGCACTCCATCGCCCGCCACGGTGCCGACAAGCTGTGGAAGTCGCTGCACACCAGTGACTTCGTCAATGCGCTGGGCGCGCTGACCGGCAACCAGGCCATGCAGCAGGTGAAGGCGGGCCTCAAGGCGATCTACCTGTCCGGCTGGCAGGTGGCTGCCGATGCCAACGTGGCGGGCGAAATGTACCCCGACCAGTCGCTGTATCCGGCCAACTCGGTGCCGCTGGTGGTCAAGCGGATCAACAACACCCTGCTGCGCGCCGACCAGCTGTCGCATGCGGAAGGGGATGACAGCATCGATTACCTGCAGCCCATCGTGGCCGATGCCGAGGCCGGCTTCGGCGGCGTGCTCAATGCCTTCGAGCTGATGAAGGCGATGATCGAGGCCGGCGCTGCGGGCGTGCACTTCGAGGACCAGCTGGCCAGCGTGAAGAAGTGCGGGCACATGGGCGGCAAGGTGCTGGTGCCCACCCGCGAGGCCGTCGAGAAACTGACCGCCGCGCGTCTTGCGGCCGACGTGATGGGCGTGCCGACGCTGATCGTGGCGCGCACCGATGCCGAGGCTGCCGACTTGATCACCTCCGACATCGACCCCAACGACCAGCCGTTCTGCACCGGCGAGCGCACGGTTGAGGGCTTCTACAAGACCCGCAAGGGCCTGGACCAGGCGATCAGCCGGGGCCTGGCGTATGCGCCCTACGCCGACCTGGTCTGGTGCGAAACCGGCAAGCCGGACCTGGAGTTCGCGCGCAAGTTCGCCGAGGCCATCCACGCCAAGTTCCCGGGCAAGCTGCTTGCCTACAACTGCTCGCCGTCGTTCAACTGGAAGAAGAACCTGGACGACGCCACCATCGCCAAGTTCCAGAAGGAAATCGCAAGCTACGGCTACAAGTTCCAGTTCATCACCCTGGCCGGCTTCCACGCGCTCAACTACGGCATGTTCGACCTTGCGCATGGCTATGCGCGGCGGCAGATGAGCGCCTTCGTCGAGCTGCAGGAAAAGGAATTCGCCGCCGCCGAGCGCGGGTTCACCGCGGTCAAGCACCAGCGCGAGGTGGGCACCGGTTATTTCGATGCCATCACCCAGACCATCCAGGGCGGGCAGAGCTCGACGGTGGCGCTGAAGGGCAGCACGGAAGAAGAGCAGTTTCATCCCGGCGCGCGCGCAGCGGCTTGA
- the aceB gene encoding malate synthase A has product MSAVLQDRPGEGVEVTRQLPGQAAVLTPAALEFLAGLHRRFEGRRQARLDARQLRQMQFDAGMLPDFRASTAHLRNGDWTVAPAPAALRDRRVEITGPVDPKMVINALNSGANCYMADFEDSTSPTWANLIAGQQALREAVAGTLQFEAGGKRYALKPEAEQAVLLVRPRGWHLDEKHLRVDGQPMSASLFDLGLFCFHNARALAARDRGPYFYLPKLQSMEEASLWEQVLAAIETELGLPPAQIKVTVLIETLPAAFEMDEILHALKRRITGLNCGRWDYIFSYIKTFRRHRDRVLPERSQVTMVQPFLRAYSELLIKTCHRRGAHAMGGMAAQIPINGDAAANDAALARVRADKLREVSAGHDGTWVAHPALIALAREVFDARMPGPNQLQVARDDVETVRDDLLKPSLGTITRAGFENNVEVCVRYLAAWLDGSGCVPIHHLMEDAATAEIARAQLWQWLHFTDDGSAPLCLDDGAEVDFALLEGALIGLPARLASQPGLPGASHVSEAIGMLDRLTHADELADFLTVPGYQRID; this is encoded by the coding sequence ATGTCCGCAGTGCTGCAAGACCGCCCCGGCGAGGGCGTGGAGGTTACCCGCCAGTTGCCCGGGCAAGCCGCCGTGCTGACGCCGGCGGCGCTGGAGTTCCTGGCGGGCCTGCATCGCCGCTTCGAGGGTCGCCGACAGGCGCGCCTGGACGCCCGGCAGCTGCGCCAGATGCAGTTCGATGCCGGCATGCTTCCGGATTTCCGCGCCTCCACCGCGCATCTGCGCAACGGCGACTGGACGGTCGCTCCGGCACCGGCCGCATTGCGCGATCGTCGCGTTGAAATCACCGGCCCGGTGGATCCGAAGATGGTGATCAACGCGCTGAATTCGGGCGCCAACTGCTACATGGCCGATTTCGAGGACAGCACCAGTCCAACTTGGGCCAACCTGATCGCCGGCCAGCAGGCGTTGCGCGAGGCGGTTGCCGGCACCCTGCAATTCGAAGCCGGCGGCAAGCGTTACGCGTTGAAGCCGGAGGCCGAACAGGCCGTGCTGCTGGTGCGCCCGCGCGGCTGGCATCTGGACGAGAAGCACCTGCGGGTCGATGGCCAGCCGATGTCGGCCTCGCTGTTCGACCTCGGCCTGTTCTGCTTCCACAACGCGCGCGCGCTGGCGGCACGGGACCGCGGCCCGTACTTCTACCTGCCCAAGCTGCAGTCGATGGAAGAGGCCAGCCTGTGGGAACAGGTGTTGGCCGCGATCGAGACCGAACTCGGCCTGCCGCCTGCCCAGATCAAGGTGACCGTGCTGATTGAAACGCTGCCGGCGGCGTTCGAGATGGACGAAATCCTGCACGCGCTGAAGCGCCGCATCACCGGGCTGAACTGCGGGCGCTGGGACTACATCTTTTCCTATATCAAGACCTTTCGCCGCCATCGCGACCGGGTCCTGCCCGAGCGCAGCCAGGTGACCATGGTGCAGCCGTTCCTGCGTGCGTATTCGGAACTGCTGATCAAGACCTGCCATCGTCGCGGCGCCCACGCCATGGGCGGCATGGCGGCGCAGATCCCGATCAATGGCGATGCCGCCGCCAACGACGCCGCGCTGGCGCGGGTACGGGCCGACAAGCTGCGCGAGGTGAGCGCCGGCCACGATGGCACCTGGGTGGCGCATCCGGCACTGATTGCGCTGGCGCGCGAGGTGTTCGACGCGCGCATGCCGGGCCCGAACCAGCTGCAGGTGGCGCGCGACGACGTGGAGACCGTTCGCGACGATCTGCTCAAGCCGTCGCTGGGCACCATCACCCGCGCCGGCTTCGAGAACAACGTCGAGGTCTGCGTGCGTTACCTGGCCGCGTGGCTGGATGGCAGCGGCTGCGTGCCGATCCACCACCTGATGGAGGACGCGGCCACCGCCGAGATCGCCCGCGCCCAGCTGTGGCAATGGCTGCACTTCACCGATGACGGCAGTGCCCCGCTTTGCCTGGACGACGGCGCCGAGGTCGACTTTGCGCTGTTGGAAGGCGCCTTGATCGGCCTGCCGGCGCGACTTGCCAGCCAACCGGGACTGCCCGGCGCCAGTCATGTGAGCGAAGCGATCGGGATGCTGGATCGCCTCACGCATGCCGACGAGCTGGCCGATTTCCTGACCGTACCCGGCTACCAGCGCATCGATTGA
- a CDS encoding LysR family transcriptional regulator, which yields MAERPPSSLRFAYKGSRLKPLRAFCQVARLGSISRAAEALYLSQPAVTLQLQALERELGTRLLERSGRRLTPTREGELLYEMARPLVEGLDNLATSFREQVRGLDAGELHVAAGSSTILYLLPGIVDAFRQRHPDVRLSLHNVTGASGLDLLRSDAVDLAVGSMLDVPADLSYAPVYRFEPMLITPLDHPLAGKQVLSLEDLSPYGLILPPKRLTTYRLVDLVFQQNRVPYTVALEVGGWEVIKQYVAMGLGISIVTAICLTEADHQRLAVRSLARWFPSRSYGIVMRKGKFLSAQARAFVELIKPEVLAPRGYDESGHSER from the coding sequence ATGGCCGAGCGCCCTCCCAGCTCCCTGCGTTTTGCTTACAAGGGCTCGCGCCTCAAGCCCCTGCGGGCGTTCTGTCAGGTGGCGCGACTGGGGTCGATTTCGCGTGCGGCCGAAGCGCTGTACCTCAGCCAGCCGGCGGTCACCCTGCAATTGCAGGCGCTGGAGCGCGAACTGGGCACGCGCCTGCTGGAACGCAGCGGCCGCCGCCTGACCCCCACCCGCGAGGGCGAGCTGCTTTACGAGATGGCGCGCCCACTGGTGGAAGGGCTGGACAACCTGGCAACCAGCTTCCGCGAACAGGTGCGCGGGCTGGACGCGGGCGAACTGCACGTGGCCGCCGGCAGCTCCACCATCCTGTACCTGCTGCCCGGCATCGTGGACGCCTTCCGCCAACGCCATCCGGACGTGCGCCTGAGCCTGCACAACGTGACCGGGGCCAGCGGCCTGGACCTGCTGCGCAGCGACGCGGTGGATCTGGCGGTGGGCTCGATGCTGGATGTGCCGGCCGACCTCAGCTACGCGCCGGTGTATCGCTTCGAACCGATGCTGATCACCCCGCTCGACCACCCGCTGGCGGGCAAGCAGGTGCTGTCACTGGAGGATTTGTCGCCCTATGGCCTGATCCTGCCACCCAAGCGCCTGACCACCTACCGGTTGGTGGACCTGGTATTCCAGCAAAACCGGGTGCCCTACACGGTGGCGCTGGAAGTGGGCGGCTGGGAAGTCATCAAGCAGTACGTGGCGATGGGCCTCGGCATCAGCATTGTCACTGCGATCTGCCTGACCGAAGCCGACCACCAGCGCCTGGCGGTGCGCTCGCTGGCGCGCTGGTTCCCCTCGCGCAGTTACGGCATCGTGATGCGCAAGGGCAAGTTCCTGAGCGCGCAGGCACGCGCGTTCGTCGAACTGATCAAACCGGAAGTGCTGGCTCCACGCGGCTACGACGAAAGCGGGCACTCGGAGCGGTGA
- a CDS encoding DUF3391 domain-containing protein, with product MSSIRRIPTASLRTGMYLHKIGGSWLSQP from the coding sequence ATGTCCTCCATCCGACGCATTCCGACCGCAAGCCTGCGTACCGGCATGTATCTGCACAAGATCGGTGGCTCCTGGCTCAGTCAGCCCTGA
- a CDS encoding type II toxin-antitoxin system HipA family toxin: MVTATKTTSRRRTLGLWMNGQFVGTWHLGASGEDVLEYDGGWKASPQGRPLSLSLPFTPGATPHRGEVVRAYFDNLLPDSQDIRARAASRFRAKSTDAFDLLAQIGRDCVGALQILPDGAAPSDVSIVEASRLDEAEVAAILRGTLASPAFAGASPQDDNGFRISIAGAQEKTALLKLDGQWCRPHGSTPTTHILKLPMGLVGNMKLDLSHSIENEWLCSRILAAYGLPVAGCEPLQFEDMNVLSVERFDRTWLDGPQGRWLARLPQEDFCQATGTPAIRKYESEGGPGIDRIMGLLATSAAPQDDRRTFFLAQLLFWMLRAPDGHAKNFSVFILPKGAYRLTPLYDVISAWPVMGDAPDKLSAYKVKMAMSIRSTNVHWKMKDILPRHWMALGKRYGVFDDEDRTVEALICNVIERTPRIVAKIESMLPAGFPASVSDPTLRGLEHSAKRLMAED, translated from the coding sequence ATGGTGACGGCCACGAAGACGACGTCGCGGCGGCGAACGCTGGGCCTGTGGATGAACGGTCAGTTCGTGGGCACCTGGCACCTGGGTGCCAGTGGCGAAGATGTCCTGGAGTACGACGGCGGCTGGAAAGCGTCGCCCCAAGGTCGGCCCCTGTCACTCTCCCTGCCGTTCACGCCGGGGGCCACCCCGCATCGTGGAGAGGTGGTTCGGGCCTACTTCGACAACCTTCTGCCCGACAGCCAGGACATTCGGGCCAGAGCCGCCAGCCGATTCCGTGCCAAGTCCACAGATGCCTTCGACCTGCTTGCCCAGATCGGACGCGATTGCGTGGGTGCGCTGCAGATCCTGCCGGACGGCGCGGCTCCCAGCGACGTAAGCATTGTTGAAGCATCGCGGCTGGATGAAGCCGAAGTCGCCGCCATCCTGCGCGGCACGCTGGCTTCACCGGCCTTTGCGGGTGCCTCGCCGCAGGACGACAACGGATTCAGGATCTCCATCGCCGGTGCCCAGGAAAAGACCGCACTGCTGAAGCTCGACGGCCAGTGGTGCAGGCCACATGGATCGACGCCGACCACACATATCCTCAAGTTGCCCATGGGGCTGGTCGGGAACATGAAGCTCGACCTGAGCCACTCCATCGAGAACGAGTGGCTTTGCTCCCGAATCCTGGCCGCCTACGGGTTGCCAGTTGCCGGTTGCGAGCCGCTCCAATTCGAAGACATGAACGTCCTGTCGGTCGAGCGCTTCGACCGCACCTGGCTGGACGGTCCCCAAGGCAGGTGGCTTGCCCGATTGCCACAGGAAGATTTCTGCCAGGCAACCGGCACGCCAGCGATCCGGAAATACGAATCGGAGGGTGGGCCGGGAATCGACAGGATCATGGGCCTGCTGGCGACGTCGGCAGCGCCGCAGGATGATCGGAGAACCTTCTTCCTGGCCCAGCTTCTTTTCTGGATGCTTCGTGCACCCGATGGCCATGCAAAGAATTTCAGCGTGTTCATTCTCCCCAAGGGCGCTTACAGGCTCACGCCCCTGTACGACGTGATCTCGGCTTGGCCGGTCATGGGCGATGCACCCGACAAACTGTCCGCATACAAGGTCAAGATGGCCATGTCGATCCGGTCTACCAATGTGCACTGGAAAATGAAGGACATCCTTCCCAGACATTGGATGGCCCTCGGCAAGCGATATGGCGTGTTCGACGATGAAGATCGAACTGTGGAGGCGCTCATTTGCAACGTCATCGAGCGGACGCCCCGGATTGTCGCCAAGATCGAGTCGATGCTCCCGGCAGGGTTCCCTGCGTCCGTCAGTGATCCCACCCTGCGCGGCCTGGAGCATAGCGCCAAGCGGCTGATGGCCGAAGACTAG
- a CDS encoding helix-turn-helix domain-containing protein, with amino-acid sequence MQQYVVQAAQQLPALLKAFRKASGLTQSEAAARLGVTQQTISALERNAQKVSAERLLHLLGILGVEMVLQAKPCSKGHESCTLGEKPQW; translated from the coding sequence ATGCAGCAGTATGTCGTCCAAGCTGCCCAGCAGCTGCCAGCGTTGTTGAAAGCCTTCCGCAAGGCGTCAGGTCTCACGCAGAGCGAGGCAGCTGCCCGTCTCGGCGTCACCCAGCAAACGATTTCTGCGCTGGAGCGGAACGCCCAGAAAGTCAGTGCGGAACGGTTGCTGCATCTGCTGGGTATCCTCGGCGTCGAGATGGTTCTGCAGGCGAAGCCGTGCTCCAAGGGGCATGAAAGCTGCACCTTGGGGGAGAAGCCCCAATGGTGA
- the ubiA gene encoding 4-hydroxybenzoate octaprenyltransferase, translated as MPLQPHPSDLQPAWRERLRLYWTLVRGDRPIGWLLLLWPTWWGLWLAAKGMPPLWPLLVFSAGVWLTRSAGCVINDYADRWLDGSVDRTRQRPLATGAVTGREALMVFAVLMLAALALVLTLNRLVLWLSLAGAFLSMTYPYLKRYTYLPQVYLGMAFGWGIPMAFAAVTGAVPPIAWVLYVANIFWATAYDTWYAMVDRDDDIRMGAKSTAILFGEMDLVAQGVLYAGMFAALAMVGRDAGMGSWYWGGLGAAVVLVVHEFGLARDRDRDNCFRAFLHNNWVGMVVFAGIALDEALRATAVAA; from the coding sequence ATGCCTCTGCAGCCTCACCCATCCGACCTCCAGCCCGCGTGGCGTGAGCGTCTTCGCCTGTATTGGACACTGGTGCGCGGTGACCGTCCGATTGGCTGGCTGTTGCTGTTGTGGCCTACCTGGTGGGGGCTGTGGCTGGCCGCGAAGGGGATGCCGCCGCTGTGGCCGCTGCTGGTGTTCAGCGCCGGGGTGTGGCTGACCCGGTCGGCGGGGTGCGTGATCAACGATTATGCCGATCGCTGGCTGGATGGCAGCGTGGATCGCACGCGCCAGCGTCCGCTGGCGACTGGCGCGGTGACCGGGCGCGAAGCCCTGATGGTGTTTGCCGTGCTGATGCTGGCGGCGCTTGCCTTGGTGTTGACGCTGAACCGGCTGGTGCTGTGGTTGAGCCTGGCAGGCGCGTTCCTGTCGATGACCTATCCCTACCTGAAGCGCTACACCTATCTGCCGCAGGTGTATCTGGGGATGGCCTTTGGCTGGGGCATCCCGATGGCGTTTGCCGCCGTCACCGGCGCGGTGCCGCCGATTGCATGGGTGCTGTACGTGGCGAATATCTTCTGGGCCACCGCCTACGACACGTGGTACGCCATGGTGGATCGCGACGACGACATCCGCATGGGCGCGAAGTCCACCGCGATCCTGTTTGGCGAGATGGATCTGGTGGCGCAGGGCGTGCTGTATGCCGGCATGTTTGCGGCGTTGGCCATGGTGGGGCGCGATGCCGGCATGGGTTCGTGGTATTGGGGTGGGCTGGGCGCGGCCGTGGTGCTGGTGGTTCATGAATTCGGGTTGGCGCGCGATCGTGATCGTGACAATTGTTTTCGCGCGTTCCTGCACAACAACTGGGTGGGGATGGTGGTGTTTGCCGGCATCGCGCTGGATGAGGCGCTGCGGGCAACGGCAGTGGCGGCCTGA
- a CDS encoding ComF family protein: MGKSRRTGKREAGSLGRMAAIVNRESNWKVDGRRAAPLCWLFPPRCLVCGDPGLPGRDLCAACHAELPRQRHACLRCALPLPQPGECGACLQQPPPLDAAYAAFHYAFPLDRLLPRLKFHRDFAAGRVLAQCMADHFSTLPRPDLLLPVPLHRARLQQRGYDQALELARPLANALVLPLRTDLLQRRKVTDAQSRLDAAARQRNLRGAFHVHPAAALPAHVVLVDDVMTTGATLFAAAAALRKAGAVRVDAWVCARVA, translated from the coding sequence ATGGGGAAATCCCGACGGACAGGCAAGCGCGAAGCGGGCAGTCTGGGACGCATGGCCGCCATCGTCAACCGAGAGAGCAATTGGAAAGTTGACGGACGCCGCGCCGCGCCGCTGTGCTGGCTGTTCCCGCCACGCTGCCTTGTCTGTGGCGATCCCGGCCTGCCGGGTCGCGACCTGTGCGCCGCCTGCCACGCCGAGTTGCCCAGGCAGCGCCACGCGTGTTTGCGCTGCGCGCTCCCCTTGCCGCAGCCGGGCGAGTGTGGCGCCTGCCTGCAACAACCGCCGCCGCTGGATGCCGCATATGCCGCGTTTCACTATGCCTTCCCGCTGGATCGCCTGCTGCCGCGCCTGAAATTTCATCGCGATTTCGCCGCCGGCCGCGTGCTGGCGCAGTGCATGGCCGACCACTTCAGCACCCTGCCGCGCCCCGACTTGCTGCTGCCCGTGCCACTGCACCGCGCGCGACTGCAGCAGCGGGGCTATGACCAGGCGCTGGAATTGGCAAGACCGTTGGCGAACGCATTGGTCTTGCCGCTGCGCACGGATTTGCTGCAGCGGCGCAAGGTCACCGATGCGCAGTCGCGGCTGGATGCCGCGGCGCGCCAACGCAACCTGCGCGGCGCCTTCCACGTCCATCCAGCAGCAGCGCTGCCGGCGCACGTGGTGCTGGTGGATGACGTGATGACCACCGGCGCCACCCTGTTTGCGGCGGCGGCGGCGCTGCGCAAGGCCGGCGCCGTGCGCGTGGATGCGTGGGTCTGCGCGCGCGTGGCCTGA
- the bioB gene encoding biotin synthase BioB: protein MHLVSSFPVRHDWTRADVEALFDLPFTELLHRAGSAHRLHFDPAEVQVSTLLSVKTGGCPEDCGYCPQAARYHTGVEASKLMETDDVVARARQAKAAGASRFCMGAAWRSPKDRDIPKVAAMIREVKALGLETCATLGMLSDTQAHALKDAGLDYYNHNLDTAPEFYGEIIHTREFQDRLDTLGHVRDAGLKTCCGGIVGMGESRHQRAGLLQALANLPQHPDSVPINRLVAVQGTPMAETAKTLDPFEFVRTVAAARIMMPKSMVRLSAGRDTMSDELQALCFAAGANSIFHGEKLLTTGNPDTGRDQALFARLGLRPMQVDAMEAVQEDAGCGCNCACANG from the coding sequence ATGCACCTCGTCAGTTCTTTTCCCGTTCGCCACGACTGGACCCGCGCCGACGTCGAAGCCCTGTTCGACCTGCCCTTCACCGAGCTGCTGCATCGCGCCGGCAGCGCGCATCGCCTGCACTTCGATCCCGCCGAGGTGCAGGTTTCAACCCTGTTGTCGGTGAAGACCGGCGGCTGTCCGGAAGATTGCGGCTACTGCCCGCAGGCAGCGCGCTACCACACCGGCGTGGAAGCCTCCAAGCTGATGGAGACCGACGACGTGGTGGCGCGCGCAAGGCAGGCCAAGGCCGCAGGCGCCTCGCGGTTCTGCATGGGCGCGGCCTGGCGTTCGCCGAAAGATCGCGACATCCCCAAAGTGGCGGCGATGATCCGCGAGGTGAAGGCGCTGGGGCTGGAAACCTGCGCCACGCTGGGCATGCTGAGCGACACGCAGGCGCACGCGCTGAAGGATGCCGGCCTCGACTATTACAACCACAACCTCGACACCGCCCCGGAGTTCTACGGCGAGATCATCCATACCCGCGAATTCCAGGATCGGCTGGACACGCTTGGGCATGTCCGCGACGCGGGACTGAAGACCTGCTGCGGCGGGATCGTGGGGATGGGCGAATCGCGCCATCAGCGTGCAGGGCTGCTGCAGGCATTGGCCAACCTGCCACAGCACCCGGATTCGGTGCCGATCAATCGACTGGTGGCAGTGCAAGGCACGCCGATGGCGGAAACGGCCAAGACGCTGGATCCGTTCGAGTTCGTGCGCACCGTGGCGGCGGCGCGGATCATGATGCCGAAGTCGATGGTGCGGCTGTCGGCCGGGCGCGACACCATGAGCGACGAGCTGCAGGCGCTGTGTTTCGCTGCCGGTGCCAACTCGATTTTCCATGGCGAAAAACTGCTGACCACCGGCAACCCGGACACCGGGCGCGACCAGGCGCTGTTCGCACGGCTGGGCCTGCGGCCGATGCAGGTGGACGCGATGGAGGCCGTGCAGGAGGACGCCGGCTGCGGCTGCAACTGCGCATGCGCGAACGGCTGA
- the bioF gene encoding 8-amino-7-oxononanoate synthase produces MRERLSDRATTARAQRELAHRVRTRRTVARRDGVHCEVDGKRLLDFCSNDYLGLSQHPRVLAALRDAESAGGIASHLVCGHHAQHAALEAELADWLQAPRALLFGSGYMANLAVLQTLLGKGDVCVQDRLNHASLIDGARLSGCILKRYRHADADAAAAQLAAHAEGAALLASDGVFSMDGDISPLRALAAAACRHAATLYIDDAHGAGVLGEAGRGSVDAAGLPGDGVPLRLVTFGKALGSAGAAVVGDADLIEHLAQAARPGIYTTALPPALAAATRASVRLVRSAEGDRLREQLRGNIARFRAGAARLGLPLMPSDTAIQPLQIGADADALAMSRALEDSGHWVAAIRPPTVPEGSARLRIALSAAHLPAHIDALLDALGRARDAQA; encoded by the coding sequence ATGCGCGAACGGCTGAGCGACCGCGCGACGACCGCACGCGCGCAGCGCGAACTTGCGCATCGCGTGCGCACGCGGCGCACGGTCGCCCGCCGCGACGGCGTGCACTGCGAGGTGGATGGCAAGCGGCTGCTGGATTTTTGCAGCAACGATTACCTGGGCCTGTCGCAGCACCCGCGCGTGCTGGCCGCGCTGCGCGATGCGGAAAGCGCGGGCGGCATCGCCTCGCACCTGGTGTGCGGGCACCATGCGCAGCACGCCGCATTGGAAGCGGAGCTGGCCGACTGGCTGCAGGCGCCGCGCGCGCTGCTGTTCGGCAGCGGCTACATGGCCAATCTGGCGGTGCTGCAAACGCTGCTGGGCAAGGGCGACGTGTGCGTGCAGGACCGCCTCAACCACGCCAGCTTGATCGATGGCGCGCGCCTGTCGGGTTGCATCCTGAAACGCTATCGACATGCGGATGCCGACGCGGCGGCGGCGCAGCTGGCCGCACACGCCGAGGGTGCGGCGCTGCTGGCCAGCGACGGCGTGTTTTCGATGGATGGCGACATCAGCCCGCTGCGCGCGCTGGCCGCTGCTGCGTGCCGACACGCGGCGACGCTGTACATCGACGATGCACATGGCGCGGGCGTACTGGGTGAAGCGGGGCGCGGCAGCGTGGACGCGGCAGGATTGCCCGGCGATGGCGTTCCGCTGCGGCTGGTCACGTTCGGCAAGGCGCTCGGCAGCGCGGGCGCGGCGGTGGTGGGGGACGCCGACCTGATCGAGCACCTCGCGCAGGCGGCGCGGCCCGGCATCTACACCACCGCATTGCCGCCGGCACTGGCCGCGGCCACGCGCGCGTCGGTGCGCCTCGTGCGCAGCGCGGAAGGCGACCGGTTGCGCGAACAACTGCGCGGGAACATTGCGCGTTTTCGTGCCGGCGCCGCACGACTGGGGTTGCCGCTGATGCCATCGGACACGGCGATTCAGCCGCTGCAGATTGGCGCCGATGCCGACGCGCTGGCGATGTCGCGCGCACTGGAAGACAGTGGCCATTGGGTGGCGGCAATCCGCCCGCCCACCGTGCCGGAAGGCAGTGCGCGCCTGCGCATCGCGCTCAGTGCCGCGCACCTGCCGGCCCACATCGACGCGTTGCTGGACGCGCTTGGCCGCGCGCGCGATGCGCAGGCCTAA